A window of Conger conger chromosome 13, fConCon1.1, whole genome shotgun sequence contains these coding sequences:
- the LOC133107451 gene encoding olfactory receptor 8I2-like — protein MENSTKIVFVLQGLNGAMSNKRTYFAVALLVYLFTILVNLTLMVTIILEKTLHEPMFIFLCSLCVNGIIGACTFYPKLLVDLSSDLRVTSYKACLSQMFFLCSYSFVEFTMLAVMAYDRYIAICKPLSYHSIITPRKVINLLIFTWMLSFCESFVVVGLVARLPLCGFNIDKIYCAAWAVIKLSCVDTTINNVYGTILSVFHFSQSVLIFISYINIVRASVRSQEGRNKFMQTCLPHLISLTNFTVSIIFDVMYARYGPTTRLLALRNFMSLEYLVVPPILNPLIYGLKMNQIRRKIFRICKQSACSKVNIVFTFLSKLKSYI, from the coding sequence ATGGAGAATTCAACTAAAatagtgtttgttttacaaGGACTGAATGGCGCGATGTCAAACAAACGTACATACTTTGCCGTCGCTCTTCTCGTTTACCTTTTTACTATTCTAGTGAACCTGACTTTGATGGTGACCATTATTTTGGAGAAAACGCTCCATGAGcccatgtttatttttctgtgtagcTTGTGTGTAAATGGAATAATTGGTGCCTGTACCTTTTATCCTAAACTATTGGTGGACCTTTCATCTGACTTGAGAGTTACTTCTTATAAAGCTTGTCTGAGTCAGATGTTTTTCTTATGCAGCTACTCCTTCGTCGAATTTACTATGTTAGCAGTAATGGCTTATGACCGGTATATCGCGATATGCAAGCCGCTCAGTTATCACTCCATCATCACGCCTCGGAAGGTGATAAACTTGCTGATTTTTACCTGGATGTTATCCTTCTGTGAATCATTTGTTGTGGTGGGCCTGGTAGCCAGACTACCTCTCTGTGGATTCAACATTGATAAGATTTACTGCGCAGCCTGGGCAGTGATAAAATTGTCGTGTGTGGATACCACTATCAACAACGTATATGGGACAattctctctgtttttcacttttcacaATCCGTACTAATCTTTATTTCCTATATTAATATCGTCAGAGCATCTGTGCGATCGCAGGAAGGACGGAATAAATTCATGCAGACCTGTTTGCCCCATTTAATCTCATTGACCAACTTCACAGTTTCAATCATTTTTGATGTCATGTACGCTCGCTATGGTCCCACCACCCGTCTACTGGCTCTCCGCAATTTCATGTCGCTGGAGTACCTCGTCGTTCCACCGATTCTAAATCCCCTCATCTACGGCCTGAAAATGAACCAGATCCGCCGGAAAATCTTTAGAATTTGC